From Marivirga harenae, one genomic window encodes:
- a CDS encoding TlpA family protein disulfide reductase gives MRAGIYFFTIVFIVFSNCSGPKKNEYKEKIEGFATSLKTKYGTNFQEEVQYYELNNFRDSLVGAQIGNYKFQDYYGSNVNLLEDSKPVLLESFASWCAPCISSIPALNKLSEDYPQVRFVVVAHDTPDKLKEYAKKFNSNIHVIPSEREVNASGFIKLEVGEFQSVFPFPATISISSNGKIQNVLLGAPRAGTYGGKTITLEEVHEANMMRLSRVLDKLISE, from the coding sequence ATGAGGGCAGGTATCTACTTTTTCACTATAGTTTTTATCGTTTTTTCAAATTGTTCAGGACCTAAGAAGAACGAATACAAAGAAAAAATTGAAGGCTTTGCTACCTCACTAAAAACTAAATACGGAACTAATTTTCAAGAAGAAGTTCAATATTATGAATTGAATAATTTTAGAGATTCTCTGGTGGGAGCTCAGATTGGAAACTACAAATTTCAGGATTATTATGGAAGTAATGTAAATTTATTAGAAGATTCAAAACCTGTTCTATTAGAGTCTTTTGCCTCATGGTGTGCACCATGTATAAGTTCTATTCCAGCTTTGAATAAACTCTCCGAAGACTATCCTCAAGTTCGATTTGTAGTGGTGGCTCATGATACACCAGATAAATTAAAGGAATACGCCAAAAAATTTAACTCCAACATTCATGTAATACCGTCAGAACGAGAAGTCAATGCTAGTGGATTTATTAAACTAGAGGTAGGTGAATTTCAGAGTGTGTTTCCTTTTCCTGCTACTATCAGTATTAGTTCGAATGGCAAAATTCAAAACGTTTTATTGGGTGCACCCAGAGCAGGAACTTATGGAGGGAAGACCATAACTCTTGAAGAAGTTCACGAAGCTAATATGATGAGATTAAGCCGAGTGCTAGATAAATTGATTTCTGAATAA
- a CDS encoding tetratricopeptide repeat protein: MNRLSKILVLGIIVAISGSFASAQTKKAAEFIENGINKFEEKEYMEAIVSFNEAIKLDPSAHQAYYMRGNIKQKFADVHGAMKDYNMSIEAKEDFSEAYFERGNIKYLLQDYYGAINDYTKTIELNENNLDAYYKRGQAKQQLEAYQDAINDCTKIIEKDRDNVDAYYLRGVLRIEYGQLSEGCLDLSKAGELGDLKAYEMIRERCNDIKCYPSDFE; encoded by the coding sequence ATGAATCGATTATCAAAAATATTAGTCTTAGGTATTATTGTAGCCATTAGTGGATCATTCGCTAGTGCTCAAACGAAAAAAGCTGCAGAATTTATTGAAAACGGAATCAATAAATTTGAGGAGAAAGAATACATGGAGGCTATTGTCAGCTTTAACGAAGCAATAAAATTAGATCCAAGTGCTCATCAGGCCTATTACATGAGAGGTAATATAAAGCAGAAATTTGCCGATGTTCACGGTGCAATGAAAGATTACAATATGTCAATTGAGGCAAAAGAAGATTTTTCGGAAGCCTATTTTGAACGAGGGAACATCAAATATTTACTTCAAGATTATTATGGAGCCATTAATGACTATACAAAAACGATCGAATTGAATGAAAATAATTTGGATGCCTACTATAAACGCGGTCAGGCGAAACAACAATTAGAGGCATACCAGGATGCTATTAATGACTGTACCAAAATAATTGAAAAGGATAGAGATAATGTAGATGCATATTACTTAAGAGGAGTTTTAAGAATTGAGTATGGGCAACTTTCTGAGGGTTGCTTGGACTTAAGTAAAGCAGGAGAATTAGGTGATTTGAAAGCTTATGAAATGATTCGTGAAAGATGTAATGATATAAAATGCTATCCTTCTGATTTCGAGTGA
- a CDS encoding S8 family serine peptidase, translating to MLKQAFFKTIFFLFPFYLFSVAVLSQQKYWMEFDFGEIDSQNTQISQLQESLKKMHGDKIKFHYQSKWHPVVSISIEEDLIEKLESHQQVRSIWLQNQLQQLSLHSPTPIEYSYALEQMKAQYLTDSMGLSGNNIKIGVIDGGFMDANVEPSLKHLVEKDQIKFFQDYLLKGNKDPFYGKRISQDDHGTQVLRMIVGSDHGTSIKYGMAENAELYLARTDHGIRERRLEEDYWVAALELFYDMGIRLVNSSLGYTDSYDKRKENHSKKEVNGRSSMITKTAQVAAEKGMLIVSAAGNDGHNKWEILSLPSDAKDVLTVGAVRYDDWSKIYYSSIGPEKLNYVKPDVACFAANGTSFSAPVITGLAACIWEYDTTLTNLEVINIIQKSSHLAENPNNFIGYGVPDSKKILSLLYQEKQKSIAKSTTATQDYIEIEIPANTESLVLYHKKDHVNVIEQQSIKIKDGQTLVRIKKPEKAKYTSIVAQDQFNLEVEWK from the coding sequence ATGTTAAAACAGGCTTTTTTCAAGACTATCTTCTTCTTATTTCCGTTTTATTTGTTTTCAGTCGCGGTTTTATCCCAGCAGAAGTATTGGATGGAATTTGATTTTGGAGAAATTGATAGTCAAAACACACAAATTTCCCAGTTACAAGAGAGCCTTAAAAAGATGCATGGGGATAAAATCAAATTCCACTATCAATCCAAATGGCACCCTGTAGTCAGTATTTCTATTGAAGAGGATTTAATTGAAAAATTGGAATCCCATCAGCAGGTTAGAAGTATTTGGTTGCAAAATCAATTGCAGCAGCTTTCACTGCATAGTCCAACACCAATTGAATATTCTTATGCATTAGAACAAATGAAGGCCCAGTATTTAACAGATAGTATGGGCCTAAGTGGAAATAACATTAAAATTGGGGTCATAGATGGTGGTTTTATGGATGCAAATGTAGAACCTTCTTTAAAACATTTGGTTGAAAAAGACCAAATCAAGTTTTTTCAAGACTATTTATTAAAAGGAAATAAAGATCCATTCTATGGAAAAAGGATTTCGCAAGATGACCACGGTACACAAGTCTTAAGAATGATCGTGGGCTCTGATCATGGGACGTCAATTAAATATGGTATGGCGGAAAATGCCGAGCTGTATTTGGCAAGAACAGATCATGGGATCAGGGAAAGAAGATTGGAAGAAGATTACTGGGTGGCGGCACTTGAGTTGTTTTACGACATGGGCATTCGACTAGTAAATTCTTCTTTGGGGTATACTGATAGTTACGACAAAAGAAAAGAAAACCATAGCAAGAAAGAAGTCAATGGAAGAAGCAGTATGATTACCAAAACCGCACAAGTAGCTGCAGAGAAAGGAATGTTGATTGTAAGTGCTGCAGGAAATGACGGTCACAATAAATGGGAAATTCTATCCCTTCCTTCTGATGCAAAAGATGTATTAACTGTTGGAGCAGTCCGCTATGATGATTGGTCCAAAATCTACTATTCCTCTATTGGGCCCGAAAAATTGAATTATGTGAAACCGGATGTGGCTTGCTTTGCTGCTAATGGTACTTCATTCTCAGCACCTGTGATTACTGGTTTAGCCGCCTGTATTTGGGAGTATGACACTACTCTAACAAATTTGGAAGTAATAAATATTATTCAAAAAAGTAGCCACTTAGCAGAAAACCCAAATAATTTTATTGGCTATGGAGTTCCAGATAGTAAGAAGATTTTATCCCTGTTATATCAAGAAAAGCAAAAATCAATAGCTAAATCGACCACCGCTACTCAGGATTATATTGAAATCGAAATTCCAGCAAACACTGAATCACTTGTATTATATCATAAAAAGGATCATGTAAATGTGATAGAGCAGCAATCTATCAAAATTAAGGACGGCCAAACTTTAGTGAGAATTAAAAAACCAGAAAAAGCTAAGTACACTTCAATCGTAGCGCAAGATCAGTTTAATCTGGAAGTGGAATGGAAATAA
- the def gene encoding peptide deformylase — MIYPIVAYGHPVLKTRGKDLEKGEIDLGALVDDMFETMYNANGVGLAAPQIGKSLRLFVIDTDPIEEEGEPQVKQAFINPEILEEEGEEWAFEEGCLSIPNIREDVDRKPNIRIKYFDENWEEHEKEFDGFVARVIQHEYDHIEGVLFTDHVSAFKKRILKGKLANISKGKVTADYKMLFPLKK, encoded by the coding sequence ATGATATATCCTATAGTAGCATATGGACACCCTGTACTTAAAACAAGAGGAAAAGATTTAGAAAAGGGTGAGATAGATTTAGGGGCATTGGTAGATGACATGTTTGAAACCATGTACAATGCTAATGGGGTCGGCTTAGCTGCCCCCCAAATTGGTAAAAGTCTTCGACTTTTTGTGATTGACACGGATCCAATTGAAGAAGAAGGTGAACCTCAGGTAAAACAAGCTTTTATAAATCCAGAAATACTGGAAGAAGAAGGTGAAGAATGGGCCTTTGAGGAGGGCTGTTTAAGTATTCCTAATATTCGGGAAGATGTTGATCGGAAACCGAATATTAGGATCAAGTATTTTGATGAAAATTGGGAAGAACATGAAAAAGAGTTTGATGGATTTGTAGCTCGGGTGATTCAGCATGAGTATGATCATATTGAGGGCGTATTATTCACAGATCATGTTTCGGCCTTTAAAAAACGTATTTTAAAGGGAAAGTTGGCTAACATCAGTAAAGGCAAGGTTACGGCTGACTACAAAATGTTGTTTCCGTTAAAGAAATAG
- the ruvX gene encoding Holliday junction resolvase RuvX — protein sequence MPRVLAIDYGTKRVGLAVTDPLKIIASPMETVHSKDLIQFLSEYFLQEEVESVVCGYPTNEEGEATDATRHVDAFINLFKKKFPTMPLHLQDESFSSQEAMQAMISSGSKRKQRNKKSGNIDKISAAIILQQFLEEN from the coding sequence ATGCCCAGAGTACTAGCTATTGATTACGGAACTAAAAGAGTGGGTTTGGCAGTTACAGATCCTTTGAAAATAATTGCCTCCCCGATGGAAACAGTTCATTCCAAAGATCTTATTCAATTTTTAAGTGAATATTTCCTGCAGGAAGAAGTAGAGTCTGTGGTTTGTGGATATCCAACTAACGAAGAGGGGGAGGCCACTGATGCTACTCGTCATGTAGATGCATTTATTAATCTTTTTAAGAAGAAGTTTCCGACAATGCCTTTACATTTGCAGGATGAAAGCTTTAGCTCGCAGGAGGCAATGCAAGCTATGATTAGTTCCGGCTCAAAAAGGAAACAAAGAAATAAGAAATCTGGTAATATAGATAAAATTAGTGCTGCAATTATATTGCAACAATTTTTAGAAGAGAATTAA
- a CDS encoding exonuclease domain-containing protein — MYAIVDIETTGGYAARNRICEIAIILHDGEKVVKEYQSLINPERHIPPQLSAIHGINDQMVEEAPKFYEEAKTIHELLEGNIFVAHSVNFDYSFVKAAFQDLGYELKLKKLCTVRLSRKIFPGLKSYSLGNICENRGIKINDRHRAFGDAIATAELFTQLVQHDKEEVIKKSLKNNAAVANVPENLDRKVYEELPESAGVYYFLNAKNQIIYVGKAKNIKKRVSSHFGGSKLEVAKQAFQSQIHHIDYYLTGNELIALLHESHEIRKNWPRYNRAQKNNSPGYSIHLYEDRQGYKRLQLGRKQAGMQNLMRFPNHASGFSFLTEASKKLKICPKFAGIQSSPGACFDYSLNLCEGACTGEESIAQHNEKIQGFIDYCTSEKSDYLLMGAGRTIEEKAFVLVEEGYYKGFGFYNQEEAIEQWGDFRNYLIQYPDHPEIYKILSSEHATKNYRKIKKEAFLKRKESV, encoded by the coding sequence ATGTACGCCATAGTTGATATTGAAACCACTGGAGGCTACGCAGCCCGAAACAGAATATGTGAAATTGCAATTATTTTACATGACGGTGAAAAAGTGGTCAAAGAATATCAATCTTTAATCAATCCTGAGCGTCATATTCCTCCACAATTGTCTGCTATACATGGAATTAATGACCAAATGGTGGAAGAGGCTCCTAAATTCTATGAGGAGGCTAAAACTATTCATGAGCTATTAGAAGGAAATATTTTTGTCGCTCATAGTGTAAATTTCGACTATTCATTTGTTAAGGCTGCATTTCAGGATTTGGGCTATGAGTTGAAATTAAAAAAGCTTTGTACAGTCCGCTTAAGTCGAAAGATATTTCCTGGTCTAAAAAGTTACAGCCTCGGAAACATCTGCGAAAACAGAGGGATCAAAATAAATGACCGACATCGAGCTTTTGGAGACGCTATAGCTACAGCAGAGCTTTTCACCCAATTGGTTCAGCATGATAAAGAGGAGGTGATTAAAAAATCATTGAAAAACAATGCTGCTGTCGCCAATGTACCCGAAAACCTAGATCGAAAAGTGTATGAGGAATTGCCTGAGTCCGCAGGGGTTTACTATTTCTTGAATGCCAAAAATCAAATCATTTATGTTGGCAAAGCTAAAAATATCAAAAAGCGGGTAAGCAGCCATTTTGGTGGAAGTAAATTGGAAGTAGCCAAACAAGCATTTCAAAGTCAGATCCATCATATAGATTACTACTTGACTGGAAATGAATTAATAGCGCTGCTACATGAATCGCATGAAATAAGGAAAAATTGGCCAAGGTATAACAGGGCTCAAAAGAATAACAGCCCTGGATATTCTATCCATCTATATGAAGATCGGCAGGGTTATAAAAGATTGCAACTGGGTCGAAAACAAGCAGGAATGCAAAATTTAATGCGCTTCCCCAACCATGCTTCTGGTTTTAGCTTTTTAACAGAGGCTAGCAAGAAACTCAAAATTTGTCCAAAATTTGCCGGAATACAATCCAGCCCGGGGGCTTGCTTTGATTATAGTCTTAATTTATGTGAAGGAGCATGCACTGGTGAAGAATCTATCGCACAACATAATGAAAAAATTCAAGGTTTTATTGATTACTGCACATCCGAAAAAAGCGATTATTTGCTAATGGGAGCAGGAAGAACTATTGAAGAAAAGGCTTTTGTTTTGGTAGAAGAAGGCTACTACAAAGGCTTTGGGTTTTACAATCAAGAAGAAGCCATAGAGCAGTGGGGAGATTTCAGAAACTATTTAATCCAATACCCTGACCATCCGGAAATTTATAAGATTTTAAGTAGTGAACATGCCACTAAAAATTATAGGAAAATCAAGAAAGAGGCTTTTTTGAAGAGGAAAGAGTCCGTTTAG
- a CDS encoding outer membrane beta-barrel protein: MKKLFISALIILTFKVSVQAQNLQEKNSFGPRPNLKGDLTLSFGLNMLYNNDVDDLNLRTVGNNSFKIGYMYPVQIANSNFSFNAGFNFSFDKFAFDGDSTTLAVVSGTDELRNVRLQTIGEDLVGENGFVEKSKFEANYVNIPLEFRYYFNKNKVDNGGLFLAAGGSIGYLINGKTKIKYVENEQTKKIKQKENFELNQFRYGAHFRIGIAGFGAHFEYDFSELFNPGRGPLNNAEVPVATQTAPFRFGLSFNLF; encoded by the coding sequence ATGAAAAAACTATTTATTTCAGCTCTAATAATCCTAACTTTTAAAGTTTCTGTTCAAGCTCAAAATTTGCAAGAGAAAAACAGCTTTGGACCTCGACCTAATTTAAAAGGAGATTTAACCTTGTCGTTTGGATTAAATATGCTTTACAACAATGATGTGGATGATTTAAATCTCAGAACTGTTGGAAATAATTCTTTCAAAATTGGATATATGTATCCTGTTCAAATAGCTAATTCTAACTTTAGTTTTAATGCTGGCTTCAACTTTTCTTTTGATAAGTTCGCCTTCGATGGCGATTCCACTACGTTGGCAGTTGTTTCTGGAACAGATGAATTAAGAAATGTGAGATTGCAGACCATAGGAGAAGACCTTGTAGGAGAAAATGGCTTTGTTGAGAAATCTAAATTTGAAGCAAACTATGTTAATATTCCACTTGAGTTTAGATATTATTTCAATAAAAATAAAGTAGATAATGGCGGACTGTTTTTGGCTGCTGGAGGTAGTATTGGCTACTTAATTAATGGGAAGACTAAAATTAAGTATGTAGAGAATGAGCAAACGAAGAAAATTAAGCAAAAAGAAAATTTCGAATTGAATCAATTTAGATATGGAGCTCATTTCCGAATTGGTATTGCGGGATTTGGTGCTCATTTTGAATATGACTTTTCTGAACTATTTAACCCTGGTAGAGGGCCATTAAATAATGCAGAAGTACCAGTAGCAACTCAAACTGCCCCATTTAGGTTTGGTTTAAGCTTTAATTTATTCTAA
- a CDS encoding homogentisate 1,2-dioxygenase has translation MAYYVRKGNIPPKRHTQFRQPDGSLYAEELVSSLGFSGIYSNLYHINPPTRVKEIKNSVAYGTKPDKDLTLQQIHLNTSGVKNTGSDFLGSRKVLLMNKDVSMALCMPSRQSMDYYYKNAEADELLFIHDGSGYMYSQFGKLKIQAGDYVVIPRTTIYKLEWESSEIRYLTIESASPIETVSRYRNKLGQLLEHSPYCERDIHPPQELITEETKGDYHVKIKKGGYIHHYVYDHSPFDLVGWDGFLYPYTLSIHDFEPITGRIHQPPPVHQTFQAAGYVICSFVPRLFDYHPDAIPAPYNHSNIDSDEVLYYVEGNFMSRKGIDRGSFTLHPGGLPHGPHPGTVEKSIGAKETEELAVMLDTFKPLYVTEEGKEFMDKKYPMSWTE, from the coding sequence ATGGCATACTACGTAAGAAAAGGAAATATTCCACCTAAGAGACATACTCAATTTAGGCAACCAGATGGCAGCCTTTATGCTGAAGAATTAGTAAGTTCCTTGGGTTTTTCGGGTATTTATTCCAACCTATATCATATAAATCCTCCTACACGAGTGAAGGAAATCAAGAATTCTGTGGCTTATGGTACTAAGCCAGATAAGGATTTGACTTTACAACAGATACATCTTAATACCTCAGGGGTGAAAAATACAGGAAGTGACTTCTTGGGTAGCCGAAAAGTCTTGTTAATGAATAAAGATGTTTCCATGGCGCTGTGTATGCCAAGTCGCCAAAGCATGGATTATTATTATAAGAATGCGGAAGCAGATGAATTGTTATTCATTCATGATGGGAGCGGATATATGTACTCTCAATTTGGGAAATTGAAAATTCAAGCTGGTGATTATGTGGTAATTCCCAGAACGACTATTTACAAATTAGAGTGGGAAAGCAGTGAAATTAGATATCTAACTATTGAATCTGCAAGTCCAATCGAAACGGTGAGTAGATACAGAAATAAACTGGGCCAACTTTTAGAGCATTCGCCCTATTGCGAAAGAGATATACATCCACCGCAAGAATTGATTACGGAGGAAACCAAAGGCGATTATCATGTAAAAATCAAAAAAGGTGGTTACATCCATCATTATGTTTATGACCATAGCCCTTTTGATTTAGTAGGCTGGGATGGCTTTTTATATCCGTATACCTTATCCATTCATGATTTTGAACCTATTACAGGAAGAATTCATCAGCCGCCTCCCGTGCATCAAACTTTCCAAGCGGCTGGATACGTAATATGCTCCTTTGTACCAAGGCTATTTGATTACCACCCAGATGCAATTCCTGCACCATATAATCATAGTAATATCGATTCTGATGAAGTATTATATTATGTAGAAGGAAACTTTATGAGTAGAAAAGGAATTGACAGAGGTTCCTTTACGCTTCACCCTGGTGGTTTGCCACATGGACCGCATCCTGGAACTGTTGAGAAAAGTATTGGAGCAAAAGAAACTGAAGAGTTGGCTGTAATGCTAGATACTTTCAAACCGTTATATGTTACAGAAGAAGGTAAAGAATTTATGGACAAGAAATATCCGATGAGTTGGACTGAATAA
- a CDS encoding iron-sulfur cluster repair di-iron protein, whose amino-acid sequence MEYSQKKIKELVAENYVFASVLYYLGIEYYEFEEDSLEKVCQTKGVDLHYVVNELERINQNQEIENIKLLSFPIDLIISYLKHTHFIFIKKDLPFLVKLVNKLNSSHPDVLSVEREIKDVFPLFVEDFVHHIYEEEDTLFEYISQLKAIDDKEKNPSSFFYKYPNFNMQKFAIDHEVHDDEMKGIRFLMDQYPIGDSTPLNAKVLFSELERFEDKLKVHAKIENEVLFPKALMLEKSVRKKFDSLIRLN is encoded by the coding sequence GTGGAATACTCTCAAAAGAAAATAAAGGAATTAGTTGCTGAAAACTACGTTTTTGCATCAGTTCTTTATTATTTAGGTATAGAATACTACGAATTCGAAGAAGATTCACTTGAAAAGGTGTGTCAGACAAAAGGCGTTGATCTTCATTACGTAGTAAATGAGCTGGAAAGAATTAATCAAAACCAGGAAATAGAAAATATTAAATTACTCTCATTTCCTATTGATTTAATTATCAGTTATTTAAAGCATACTCATTTTATTTTTATCAAAAAGGATTTGCCTTTTTTAGTGAAGTTGGTTAACAAATTGAATAGTTCTCATCCTGATGTTCTGTCCGTAGAAAGAGAAATAAAGGATGTTTTTCCGTTATTTGTAGAGGATTTCGTACATCATATTTATGAAGAAGAAGATACTCTTTTTGAGTATATATCGCAGCTAAAAGCTATTGATGATAAAGAGAAAAACCCTTCTAGCTTTTTTTACAAGTATCCGAATTTTAATATGCAAAAATTTGCAATTGACCATGAGGTGCATGATGACGAAATGAAAGGGATTCGATTTCTAATGGATCAATATCCGATTGGAGATTCGACACCGCTCAATGCAAAAGTCCTTTTTTCTGAATTAGAGCGTTTTGAAGATAAATTGAAAGTGCATGCTAAAATTGAAAATGAAGTTCTTTTTCCTAAAGCCCTGATGTTGGAAAAGTCAGTAAGAAAGAAGTTTGATTCGCTTATTCGTCTTAATTAA
- a CDS encoding S41 family peptidase, whose translation MDKNKNSSFQIKLPIIIFSTLAAGILIGATMANPSSSKDTVLEGITRIKEILLQVDQNYVEEVDTDKLVDSAIEGIIKELDPHTSYIPAKDLEMVSADLKGNFEGIGIEFNIFNDTLYVVAPLSGGPSETAGLQSGDKIIAVDDKNIAGVGLTNRQVHENLRGEKGSEVELKIMRSGLKEPVEYKIIRDKIPQYSVDVSYMVDEEIGYIKVSRFSATTYNEFMEAMNKLEGEGMQKLILDLQDNPGGYMDKAINMADEFLKDNAMIVYTKGKEKRYNSEARAIKDGSFEEGSLIVLINEGSASASEIVSGAIQDNDRGLIVGRRSFGKGLVQMPVSLKDGSELRLTISRYYTPSGRSIQKPFGENPDEYRQEMNERYEHGEYFVADSIHFEDSLKYTTKNGRIVYGGGGIMPDYFVPLDTAETSTYLNKLFLSNTLRQYTFSYYEKNKKMLENMGMQGFINNFQVTDAMLKEITSLALTNNVDLDVEGFNKSKELIKLYSKAYIARNIWNNEGFYPIFNKQNEVFKEALKLFDKAETLAKK comes from the coding sequence ATGGATAAAAATAAAAATAGTTCATTTCAAATTAAACTGCCCATAATTATTTTTTCAACATTGGCGGCAGGCATATTAATTGGCGCTACAATGGCCAACCCCTCCTCTAGTAAAGATACTGTTTTAGAGGGAATCACAAGAATAAAAGAAATTCTTTTACAAGTTGATCAAAACTATGTGGAAGAAGTAGATACCGATAAACTTGTAGATAGTGCCATTGAAGGAATCATAAAAGAGTTAGACCCTCACACTTCTTACATTCCAGCTAAGGATTTGGAAATGGTTTCAGCTGATTTAAAAGGGAATTTCGAAGGTATCGGAATAGAGTTTAATATTTTCAATGATACACTTTATGTCGTTGCTCCTTTAAGTGGTGGCCCCTCAGAAACTGCTGGGCTACAGTCTGGTGACAAGATAATTGCAGTGGATGATAAAAATATTGCGGGAGTCGGTTTAACCAACAGACAAGTACATGAGAATTTAAGAGGAGAAAAAGGCAGCGAAGTAGAGTTGAAAATCATGCGATCAGGCTTGAAGGAGCCAGTTGAATACAAAATAATTAGAGATAAAATCCCGCAATATTCTGTGGATGTTAGCTATATGGTTGATGAAGAAATAGGATATATTAAAGTAAGTCGGTTTTCTGCAACTACCTATAATGAATTCATGGAGGCAATGAATAAATTGGAAGGTGAAGGTATGCAGAAATTGATTTTAGATTTACAAGATAATCCTGGGGGTTACATGGATAAAGCCATCAATATGGCAGATGAATTCCTTAAGGATAATGCCATGATAGTCTACACAAAAGGAAAAGAAAAAAGGTATAATTCTGAAGCAAGGGCAATTAAAGACGGAAGCTTTGAAGAAGGTTCTTTAATAGTACTCATCAATGAAGGAAGTGCCTCTGCCTCAGAAATTGTGTCCGGAGCAATCCAAGATAATGACAGGGGCTTAATAGTTGGAAGAAGATCTTTCGGCAAAGGATTAGTGCAAATGCCTGTTTCATTAAAAGACGGATCAGAGCTGAGATTGACTATTTCAAGGTATTATACTCCATCCGGAAGATCAATCCAAAAACCATTTGGTGAAAATCCTGATGAATATAGACAGGAAATGAATGAGAGATATGAACATGGTGAGTACTTTGTAGCTGACAGCATTCATTTTGAAGACTCATTAAAATATACTACTAAGAATGGTAGAATTGTTTATGGTGGAGGAGGGATCATGCCGGATTACTTTGTTCCGCTGGATACTGCAGAAACTTCTACTTATTTAAATAAGCTTTTTTTAAGTAATACCTTGAGACAATACACTTTTTCATATTATGAAAAGAATAAAAAAATGTTGGAAAATATGGGTATGCAAGGATTCATCAATAATTTCCAAGTAACAGATGCAATGCTGAAGGAAATAACATCTCTAGCTTTGACTAACAATGTTGATTTAGATGTCGAAGGTTTCAACAAATCTAAAGAACTAATAAAACTGTACAGCAAGGCTTACATTGCCAGAAATATTTGGAATAACGAAGGCTTCTACCCTATCTTTAACAAACAAAATGAAGTCTTTAAAGAAGCACTTAAACTTTTTGACAAAGCTGAAACATTAGCTAAAAAATAA